A segment of the Branchiostoma floridae strain S238N-H82 chromosome 10, Bfl_VNyyK, whole genome shotgun sequence genome:
CAATATCCAGACTTGCAGCATTGGAACGATAACAAGATTTGATACGAGTCATACCTCGAAGTCTAATCGTTCCCCTTCCCTGTCCCTCCAGGGCCAGTCTACCGTAGATCTGTGGGACTTCTACCAGATCAACACCATTGTTGACGGCCAGATCGTGGATCCGATAGATCCCGTGGATCAGATCCTCATCGGTTGATGGATGGATCAGGCCGCCATGATGTCATCGAAATAAATTTCAAACTGTGAAATATCATAGTGGCTTAATTCTTTGTTTCTGATATCTATGAAGTTGAAAACCAAGGTGACTTAACGGGTATACTTGACAGTTACTAGGCTACAGCTGAAATGTGAAGCTTgacgtgttacgccgaagggcgattataccgaCCCTTGCTATACTGATACAGAAAAGGGATAGACAAAAGGTCTTTACCACATACCTGCATGCACCTGTTCTACAGCATATCAACGCTAATGTCAATATTTAGtgccatttatttgttttttatcCCCATTACTTCACACTGGTTTGTACGTGTTTATCTGTAATGACGGTTTTGAATGACGCCATACGGTAACTATGAAATAAAAGGGGTCGGCTTCTCTTCGTTCCTCTATAGATCTCTATAAGACCAAGTGTTGTCCCTCGCGATGTGACTGGATCAGATCAGTCAGTCCGGATACACCTGGCTTGTGACCTATAAGTACAAACCGGCAGTATCTAAGTTCACCGGTGCACAGTTTATACACCGTCCGGAACTGACTTTCTGTGGTACAGGTACACGTATCTTCAAATTTACAGGTTTTCAACACCCTCTGCTTGGTGTTATCATGTCCATATAATCATTGTAAACATTCGCTGCCGCTGATGTGATGCAATTCCCAGGAGAGGTGGGAAACCTTCCTGTCGTTCCCATCCTTCAatagcaaatatatatatttatatatagcaACTTGTACGGGCGACGAGAAACAGTTGGCAGTTGTGAGCAGTGTTGCGTCCTGTCGAAAATGAAGCTCTTCGTCGCGCTCTTGGCTGTCGGGCTGCCTGCCCTGGCCGCCGCCCACTCATGGATCGTCTGTACGGACTACCTGGAGAACAACGGCTGGTACTGGGACCAGGCCAAGTGCAGAGCCTGGCCAAGGGGTGCCCACAGGTAAGAGTTAATCATCATTTAGTTATGGACAGCAAAAGCTAGATAAAACGTTTGGGTCTTCGTATGCAACTTGAGTAAGTTTGTGTTGGGAAATGGGCATAGCGACGACCTAGGAGAGACAGTGTAGTGGCTGTGATGGTCCCAAAGCTATCCTGGCCATGGtcggtatctgtatctgtatctacgctattcggcgtaacacaccagcttcgcaggcacgcggtgcggcagcagctgtttatattacactgaacgacctgtcacaccttacTTTTGCAcctctatctgcaagcgttttttaaaactatccagtgaagatgcccctactgtgctaggtgataacaaattccgcTCCACGATatttctgggaaagtacgaactTTTTAACACAtcgatcctaggttggtaactctggtacttgaaggcatgactgttccttgttcttttttgagctggatACTCATCATATCAGTCgatacgtccaccagtttattggtcattttgtacatcatgcaaagtctggacattttccttcaagGTCTGCCCACAGGTAAGCAGGTCATGTGAGGAACTAATCTCTAAGAAGATCCTGGACAGGGGACAGACAGTATCTATGTACCGAAACAATCTCCACTTGCCAAGCAAGCTCCATTTGCCACAGCATCTTACTGGGCTGTGCCTAACTGAGCTAGAAAAATGAACCAGCTTTTCTACTTTCGGCTCCCCGCAATGCTTTTGTCTATGATGCCAACATTAGTAGGATATTGGAAATCGCAGTAAAATCGCAGTGAAAATCGCAGTGTACAATGATTGAAACTGcatcacaaaatatttcaagtgaAAATAGAATGATACTTAGCACAACATAGGTATGAAATTATAAAACATATGATTTTGCGCCACTTAACGAATGCCTGGCACAATCTGTAGTATCGCCATTTGGCCTACTTGGTATTTGGTTTGTCCTGAGATACTAGTACCTGCTTAACACATCAATTGTCTGTGTTGGAGAAACGGACAAGATGTAGACTGGTGTTGTTTTCCATTCTATCTATCCAGGCATAACCTTCGTTTCGGCAATTTTGGACATCATCGCGGGTTTCTGAACAAACTGGACAACCACCCTGAGGAAACTGCGCTGTGTCAGTACCCACGGAACGACGATACCGAGTACACAGACGTGATGCCCATGGCGGCGTACTACCCGGGGCAGACGGTCGTCCTAACCCACCCCACAAACGTACTACTTCTCTTTTTATTACCAGTCGGATATGATTTCATGATAAGTGAGACTGAGTGGACTAGTTTCCAAATTCTAGTGTTTGGAAGCGGATCGtcggtcaaatagtagaaaatggacaaaatgaGGGAATAGtgtgctaggggagtcggccggtcATAGGAGTCATGCATCGGTAAATAACATGACctctacattttgtaactaaTGTATCTAGATGCGCATCGGAAAAACAGATCACTTCGAAAATTACAGCGTCCAGTCGAGCATCATTCGCATGAAATCCAATATCTAAGCATGCCTTAAAACATGCATAAAGTTTGCCTTTCGTCGTGCTTTACGTCCGGATGCTTTACGAATCATGTATGGTGTCGATATGTTGGGGAGGGGGTAATAATTTGTACGGATGTTGCACGTTATTGTTGACCCATGACATACCCATGACTGTCTATTACCAGGGCCACGTGGCAGATGTGAGATGCAAGAACGACACCAACATCTACGACACAGAGAACCTGATCTTCGCGGTGGACGGAGACGATGACCCCTGCTGTATCGACTCGGACAAACTCATAGTGGTTGAAGACATGGGGATATCGCCTTACGGTTTGTAGAGAGACTCTTATTTACTGGTTCGTATCATAATCAACGACGTTTATGTACTTATTAAAGTCCTACAACAAACCCATGTGTCACCATCTAATGCAGCTCAGAAAGAATATCTGAGAACGGCAATTTTCATGTTATTCCATTTTGGATGCTTTGCTTTTTCGCTACTTATACGGTCCCATATGGAGAAAGAAACCCTACGGGTAAATCTATGGGCTGTTTTTCTGCACCTTCGAacgtgacccctacgtggccaAGTGGGACAACCTGCGACAACAGAGCTATATTGAGGCACAGCCGGGCCCCTGGATTATTTTAACTTGCATTCAAAATCAACACGGAACCCGGCAACAAATAACatgctccttgaatgttggtatggtATGGAATGAAATAGAgttgttttatcttattactTAGAAAAGTGCCGAAGCCTCAGTAAAtttgaaatatatttcatattttgacgttTAGGGCCTAACATCGACCCTGTGCTGACCACCACCTACCCGAAGCCTGGGTTCCAGAACGCACCCAAGTTCTGTGAGCATGAACGGGCATCAATGGGGACGTACAACTTCACCATTCCGCTGGATATGAAGCCAGGTCAGGTTTTATATTAACGTTATTTAATGTTTTTGGTTTGTGGACCAAATAATTGGCAATAACCAACTACATTATCTCATATCAGCAAATTCTAGCCTCCTACGCAGTTCTTCTAGCAGTGCTGGCTTTGTTTTATGGAGGGGGCGCTGACtggcgattttcaacattggcgaAGGTTCTTTACAAGTTAGGCAATGTTAAAAATCGCAAACTAGAGTCTAGTGTTCTTTCACAAAATAAAACCCAGCGCAGCTAGAAGTCTTCGTATGAGGCTAACCAAATACGTGCGTCCACAGGTCGGCACACCTTCGTCTGGAAGTGGATCCGGCAAATCAGGGTCAGCCCCTTCACCACCTGCTGGGAGGCTGACGTGTTCGCCACCAAGGCGGAGAGAGACGCGCACTACACAGCTACGGTACTTcagtacctccatgaaatatgttttcattAGCGTTTgcgtatctgtgtgtgtgtgtgtgtgtgtgtgtgtgtgtgtgtgtgtgtgtgtgtgtgaacaagataactcaggAACGGCTGGATGCATTGGTTTTATACTGATGCGTTGGGGTGTACAATTACAaacttgaaatgattagatgcagtggcatttttgtaaaaatagaTTCCAAAGAGGAAAGGCGCCCATTTGCGCCATTTTGTgccttttttaatttttcgtcGAAGGATCTGTGATAAGTTTgatacagatttttttctgaaaggcAAGAAGACAACACTACACAGATGAACAAGTTTTATCGTTTTTCTTGCCCTTCACCAATATCAAGACTTGAAGCATTGGAACGGTAACAAGATTTGATACGAGTCATACCTCGAAGTATAATCGTGCCCCTTTCCTGTCCCTCCAGGGCCAGTCTACCGTAGATCTGTGGGACTTCTACCAGATCAACACCATTGTTGACGGCCAGATCGTGGATCCGATAGATCCCGTGGATCAAATCCTCATCGGTTGATGGATGGATCAGGCCTCCATCACGTCATCGAAATAAATTTCAAACTGTGAAACATCATGGTGGCTTAATTCTTTGTTTCTGATATCTATGTTTACCACAATCAAGTTTGAAACCAAGGTGGCATAACGGGTATAATTGACAGTTACTATGCTACAGCTGAAATGTGAAGCTTgacgtgttacgccgaagggcgattataccgaCCCTTGCTATACTGATACAGAAAAGGGATAGACAAAAGGTCTTTACCACATACCTGCATGCACCTGTTCTACAGCATATCAAAGCTAATGTCAATATTTAGtgccatttatttgttttttatcCCCATTACTTCACACTAGTTTGTGTACTTATGACGGTTTTAAATGACGGCATACGGTAACTATGAAATAAAAGGGGTCGGCTTCTCTTCGTTCCTCTATAAGACCAAGTCTTGTCCCTCGCGATGTGACTAGATCAGATCAGTTAGTCCGGATACACCTGGCTTGTGACCTATAAGTACAAACCGGCAGTATCCAAGTTCACCGGTGCACAGTATATACACCGTCCGGAACTGGCTTTGtgtggtacaggtacatgtatcttcagATTTACCCTGGCCAGGTTTTAAACATCCTCTGCTTGGTGttatcatgtacatataatcaTTGTAAACATTCGCTGCCGCTGATGTGATGCAATTCCCAGGCAAGGTGGGAGACCTTCCTGTCGTTCCCATCCTGCCATAGCAAAGGgtaggcaaatatatatatttatatatagcaACTTGTACGGGCGACGAGAAACAGTTGGCAGTTGTGAGCAGTGTTGCGTCCTGTCGAAAATGAAGCTCTTCGTCGCGCTCTTGGCTGTCGGGCTGCCTGCCCTGGCCGCCGCCCACTCCTGGATCGTCTGTACGGACTACCTGGAGAACAACGGCTGGTACTGGGACCAGGCCAAGTGCAGGGCCTGGCCAAGGGGTGCCCACAGGTAAGAGTTAATCATCATTTAGTTATGGACAGCAAAAACTAGATAAAACGTTTGGGTCTTCGTATGCAACTTGAGTAACTTTGCGTTGGGAAATGGGCATAGCGGCGACCTAGGGAAATTATAAAACATGATTTTGCGCCACTTAACGAATGCCTGGCACAATCTGTAGTATCGCCATTTGGCCTATTTGGTTTGTCCTGAGATACTAGTACCTGCTTAACACGTTAATTGTTTGTGTTGGAGAAACGGACAAGATGTAGACTGGTGTTTTTCTCCATTCTATCTATCCAGGCATAACTTTCGTTTCGGCAATTTTGGAACACATCGCGGGTTTCTGAACAAACTGGACAACCACCCTGAGGAAACTGCGCTGTGTCAGCACCCACGGAACGACGATACCGAGTACACAGACGTGATGCCCATGGCGGCGTACTACCTGGGACAGAAGGTCGTCCTAACTCACCCCACAAACGTACTACCTCTTTTTCATTACCAGTCTGATATGATTTCATAATTAGGAAGACTGAGTGGACTAGTATCCAAATTCCAATGTTTGgaagtaaggccacagcaagtaaactttatggatgacatcctctgcagacggcaaaaatagtgagatagggcgaaaaaaaacaagatgggtaaaaaaaacaagaagatggctaaattttccaaatatacgctctaattgcaaaaaaaattgaagcgacgaaacatggtatGACAGCCTATAAAGGtattcatttctgttttcaagacgtgtactagtgtagtaaaggtgacactagtgtggtagactggtttCACTTACCAACTTGGCAACAACACTTGGCCATATTGGGACCACTTTTACAATTATCtaactaaatttttagtttcacttcaataactacagtcatggctacctggctagtgtcacttctacaagtacaaccattagcctacaacacaacatatttgcccattttggtaatTCTCGTGATGTTGAGCATCtccgaaggaaaaaaaaatcttgttttttctgaTATCAGACGAAAAGTAAtgcacgcgctgatgtcatccataaaagttacttgttgtggcctaaaaTTAAAAACAGTGTGGACGCACACAACAATATGGCTGCACTAAATTGCGCTTGAAAATCGAGCCAACTTTGCGATTTTTTGCCAACTTTTACTTGCGTTCACACTGACGTGCGATGGACGGgtgaagtactagtacatgaccTCTAAGTTTAGTAACTTATGCCTTTATCTAGATGCGCATCGGGAAAATAGATATATCCGACAATGATAGTGTTCATTCAAGTGCTTTTGTTTTCTCTCGCATGACAAGAGATCCGATATTCAAGTACTGTATGCCTTAAAGCATGTGTAAAATTTACGttttttgcctccatgaaatgtcatggaggttatattttaccctgcgtttgtctgtcaacaagataactcaagaccggctgggtgaattggtttcatacttgttgtgttggtgaggtgtgatgaaagctggaaatgattagattttgggccccctagcggcttcccttggtactgcagcgcaacttccgggttcgctatctcgtgttctgaacaagctatggtcacgattttggggtgttagatagctcttgtgctcagaaataagttttgcccccctagcggctagttttgggatagcaggggcatttttgtcaaaaacttctgaagcattcCAAATATCCCCAGTCTGCAGCTGGTTTGGTTCATTCCACCCCTCGCAGCTGTACCTGACAGTTGACGGGTTGCCAAGGCCCACGGGTCAGACTCCCTGACCCCCACGCGTCAATTTCCAGACGGGCGGACCGTACCAAGTAGTTCCCAGTTAGCAAAATGGGTAGGATTTGTtggtaaaaaggacttttcataactcataactcaagaagggaacaacggatttttatgatttttggttgtaggtaccttagacaatgttgtacaaaatgaaatactaattatgcaaaatagaagtacatttgcataattaatgagaatattcaatcatagcagttttttctatgtatttcttgtcccggacgtgatatggtatTGACATTTGGAAGGttgatagctttcagtgtcatgacaaagatGGAgaaagtttcagccccctaacatttaatttctaaaCTGCAGAGGCATTTTTCTTAAGACATtgcaaagaggataactgcagaaaggattggcGGATTGGCATCATTGCAGGCTTGCAGGTAGTTtcggcaaagatgttcataatgatatacatgttatgcaaatgagggtttaatttgcataattaataaggaaattgtataattccattgttttcaataactgaacTTCCATGAATGTAAcatatgttaattatgataggtggaatataagcagatactaagtatggtaatgaggaacttacttgcataatttatgtcaaatttgcaaaaccgctttatgattaatgatgggaattcaATAATTGTGATATATGTACGTAAGTAACAACACCATGAAtatattatgttaatgtgtttgtCTATTGCAGGAAATTCATAAAAGCTCTACATACttcatgaaggtatgaggtcgccgaactctagttcagtATATACTTTACGTACGGGTGCTTTACAAATGCTTTAGTTGTGCTTAAAGATCAGAATCCATGTGTGTTGTCGATATGTTGTACGGATGTTGCACGTTATTATTGACCTGCGATATGCCAATGACTGTCTATTACCAGAACCACGTGGCAGATGTGAGATGCAAGAACATCACCAACATCATCGACACAGAGAATCTGATCTTCGCAGTGGACGGAGACGAGGACCCCTGCTGTATCGACTCGGACAAACTCATAGTTGTTGAGGACATGGGAATATCGCCATATGGTTTGTATTGAGATACTTCTTTACTTTAGGGTTCGTATCATAATCAACGACGTTTATGTACTTATTCAAGCCCTACAAATAACCCATGTGTCATCATCTATGCAGCTCATAAAGAATATTATGCAATTTGCATgttattccattttttttacaaaactggATGCTTTGCTTTTTCGCTACTTATACGGTCCCATATGAAGAAAGAAACCCTACGGGTAAATCTATGGGCTGTTTTTCTGCACCTTCGAACGTGACCCCTGCGTGGCCAAGTGGGACACGCTGCGACAACAGGGCTATATTTAGGCACAGCCGGGCCCCTGGATTATTTTAACGTGCATTCAAAATCAACCCGGAACCCGGCAACAAATTATATACcccttgaatgttggtatggtatggaatggaatggaatagagttgttttatcttattacGTAGAAAAGTGCCAAAGCCTCAGTAAAtttgaaatatatttcatattttgacattcAGGGCCTGACATCGACCCTGTGCTGACCACCACCTACCCGAAGCCTGGGTACCAGAACGCACCCAAGTTCTGTGAGGATGAAGGAAGCGCCATGGCTACCTACAACTTCACCATTCCGCTGGACATGAAACCAGGTCAGGTTTTATATTAACGTTATTTAGTGTATTAAGCTTGTGGACCAAATAATTGGACATAACCAACTACATTCTCTCATATTAGCAAATTTTAGCCTCttacaacattttgttctggggggggggcgctgactcacgattttcaacattggcgaAGGTTAATTCTTTACAAGTTCGACGCGGAAAGTCCTGTCTTGGCGTTAGAGAACCTTAGGCAATGTTAAAAATCGCTACCTAGAGTCAGATCAGCTAGAAGTCTTCGTATGAggctaaaggcacaacccgccgtacgtgcaatttgtccgtacgttttttttgggaggccacgtccaccacatatttctgaaaacgttcaggctgtacagggcaggattcccttcgagttcgtacggaggcggcacATACGCTTACGGACCCCAAAAGactgcccacgttttggcacgtagacaacacgcagttgcacgtacggcgggttgtgcccttacctTAAGCAAATACCATCCTCCACAGGCCGCCACACCTTCGTCTGGAAGTGGATCCGGCATCCCAGGGTCAGTCCCTTCACCACCTGCTGGGAGGCTGACGTGTTCGCCACCAAGGCGGAGAGAGACGCGCACTACACAGCTACGGTACTTCAGTACCTCCATAAatgatgaatattcatgaaggttatgttttcattaGCGTTTGTGCGTCCGTTTTTCTGTTTGAGTGTGCGCCAGAAAGATAACTCAGGAACGGCTGGATGCATTGGTTTCATACTGTTGCGTTGTTAGGGTGTGAAAACTGGAATGATAAGATTATGGGCTCCCCAGTGACctttgatactgcagcagaacttgaTATCTCGTGTTGGCTGTTAGCTCTTGTGGTCAGGAACGAGTAACATAAGAAAAGGCCCATCGCGGCTAGTTTTGGAATCGCAGTGgagtttgtgtaaaaaaaattccagaGTATATGCGCCCATTTGCACCATTTTGTGATTCTTTCTAAATTTCATCGAAGAGTTAGTGATAACTTtgatactgatttttttttttaaagacaagaAGACAACAGTATACAAGTGAACtttgatctttttttcttgactTTCACCAATATCCTGGCTTTAAGCATTGGAACGATCAAAAGATATCATAAAATTCATGGCTCAAATCCTAACCATTACCCTTCCCTGTCCATCCAGGGCCAGTCTACCGTAGATCTGTGGGACTTCTACCAGATCAACACCATTGTTGACGGCCAG
Coding sequences within it:
- the LOC118424848 gene encoding uncharacterized protein LOC118424848, which translates into the protein MKLFVALLAVGLPALAAAHSWIVCTDYLENNGWYWDQAKCRAWPRGAHRHNLRFGNFGHHRGFLNKLDNHPEETALCQYPRNDDTEYTDVMPMAAYYPGQTVVLTHPTNGHVADVRCKNDTNIYDTENLIFAVDGDDDPCCIDSDKLIVVEDMGISPYGPNIDPVLTTTYPKPGFQNAPKFCEHERASMGTYNFTIPLDMKPGRHTFVWKWIRQIRVSPFTTCWEADVFATKAERDAHYTATGQSTVDLWDFYQINTIVDGQIVDPIDPVDQILIG
- the LOC118424850 gene encoding uncharacterized protein LOC118424850, with protein sequence MKLFVALLAVGLPALAAAHSWIVCTDYLENNGWYWDQAKCRAWPRGAHRHNFRFGNFGTHRGFLNKLDNHPEETALCQHPRNDDTEYTDVMPMAAYYLGQKVVLTHPTNNHVADVRCKNITNIIDTENLIFAVDGDEDPCCIDSDKLIVVEDMGISPYGPDIDPVLTTTYPKPGYQNAPKFCEDEGSAMATYNFTIPLDMKPGRHTFVWKWIRHPRVSPFTTCWEADVFATKAERDAHYTATGQSTVDLWDFYQINTIVDGQIVDPIDPVDQIISG